In Dehalococcoidia bacterium, the following are encoded in one genomic region:
- a CDS encoding CADD family putative folate metabolism protein: MVATADIIDEIREIIEERNLLKHPFYQAWQQGDLTLDHLRGYASQYWHHVLAFPQYVSAAHAICPNQPDRQELLENLIEEERGDENHPELWLRFGEGVGADRDAIKTSAPLAETTSLVGTFRDATMNRSFAEACAALYVYESQVPEVAKTKIAGLKQFYGIEDERSLQFFEVHIGADEIHAEVGAGMVRRHTDDAAEREAVLGTARECAGALWRFLDGVHREYVAA, translated from the coding sequence ATGGTCGCCACCGCAGATATCATCGACGAAATCCGCGAGATCATCGAAGAGCGCAACCTGCTCAAGCACCCCTTCTACCAGGCCTGGCAGCAAGGCGATCTCACGCTCGACCACCTGCGCGGCTACGCCTCCCAGTACTGGCACCACGTGCTCGCCTTCCCGCAATACGTGAGCGCCGCCCACGCCATCTGTCCGAATCAGCCCGACCGCCAGGAGCTGCTCGAAAACCTCATCGAAGAAGAGCGCGGCGATGAGAACCACCCAGAACTCTGGCTTCGCTTCGGCGAAGGCGTCGGCGCCGATCGCGATGCCATCAAGACGTCGGCGCCGCTCGCCGAAACCACGAGCCTCGTCGGCACGTTTCGCGATGCCACGATGAACCGCTCCTTCGCCGAGGCCTGCGCGGCGCTCTACGTGTACGAGTCGCAGGTCCCCGAAGTCGCGAAGACGAAGATCGCTGGCCTCAAGCAGTTCTACGGCATCGAAGATGAGCGCAGCCTGCAATTCTTCGAGGTACACATCGGCGCCGACGAGATCCACGCAGAAGTCGGCGCCGGCATGGTGCGGCGGCACACGGACGATGCTGCGGAGCGCGAAGCGGTGCTGGGCACGGCGCGCGAGTGCGCCGGCGCGCTGTGGCGCTTCCTCGATGGCGTCCACCGTGAGTACGTCGCCGCCTGA
- a CDS encoding restriction endonuclease — protein sequence MASSFVRRGFPDRGVIGEILAWHEAVPNAERLRLPHHLIVQLAPTEMTNNPTTPEADPAFHYPPDLLNLLVDAIRRLCRSKSDVLVFFSGAGTPTSLTVDLAAQVATDKDSISKAEIARMILTRLNAKGDVFLRQRREILKRVTQWEDFSTCWETDRLEAMGLVSSVRRVVNVHDSFTRINIEREQEQRARRAEQRIRQEQAEARLVALRETSRDLAALFRIDDAHKRGKDLEGVLNRLFKHSGVLVREAFTLRGWNAEGVIEQIDGVVEIDGEIYLVEMKWLNHRVDKADVSEQLVRVFSRSDARGLIISASGFTDPAITTCREALHNRVVVLCELDELVHVLEAERDVRELLKSKVNAAILDKNPLHRPLV from the coding sequence ATGGCGTCCTCTTTCGTTCGTCGTGGCTTCCCGGACAGGGGTGTTATAGGGGAAATCCTCGCTTGGCACGAGGCAGTGCCAAACGCCGAACGACTGCGCCTGCCCCATCATTTGATCGTACAATTGGCACCAACTGAAATGACGAACAACCCGACAACACCCGAAGCTGACCCTGCATTCCACTACCCGCCCGACCTACTCAACCTCCTGGTTGACGCTATTCGGCGTCTCTGCCGTTCCAAGTCCGACGTCTTGGTCTTCTTCAGCGGAGCTGGAACTCCGACTTCTCTGACCGTCGATCTCGCCGCCCAAGTCGCTACGGATAAGGACAGCATCTCGAAGGCTGAGATAGCCCGAATGATCCTCACACGACTCAACGCGAAGGGAGATGTGTTTCTGAGGCAGCGCCGGGAAATCTTGAAGCGCGTGACTCAATGGGAAGACTTCTCGACCTGCTGGGAGACCGACCGATTGGAAGCGATGGGACTTGTCAGCAGCGTCAGACGGGTTGTCAATGTGCACGACTCATTCACTCGAATCAATATAGAACGGGAGCAGGAACAAAGGGCGCGTCGGGCCGAACAGCGCATTCGACAGGAGCAAGCCGAGGCTCGGCTTGTGGCTCTCCGCGAAACATCCCGAGATTTGGCCGCACTCTTCCGGATAGATGATGCGCACAAGCGCGGAAAGGACCTTGAAGGCGTCCTAAATCGTCTCTTCAAACACAGCGGAGTCCTCGTGCGAGAGGCTTTCACGCTGCGCGGGTGGAACGCCGAAGGCGTAATCGAGCAAATCGATGGCGTGGTTGAAATCGACGGTGAGATTTACTTGGTGGAAATGAAGTGGCTGAACCATCGCGTCGACAAGGCTGATGTTTCTGAGCAACTGGTGAGGGTTTTCAGTCGCAGCGATGCGCGCGGATTGATTATTTCAGCTTCGGGATTCACGGATCCGGCGATTACGACCTGTCGCGAAGCACTTCATAACCGCGTTGTCGTGCTGTGTGAGCTGGACGAGCTAGTTCATGTATTGGAAGCCGAGCGCGACGTTAGGGAGTTGCTGAAATCTAAAGTCAACGCCGCGATATTGGACAAGAATCCGCTTCATCGACCGCTCGTGTGA
- a CDS encoding Vms1/Ankzf1 family peptidyl-tRNA hydrolase gives MNDLIHKLAEVDAGALPFLSIYLDVRPEATGQKPQLREGLLVLEDRLREIRRTFLPRGEDLDSFDADAASINRFVEEEMQASTEGVAIFACNGLGVWEAVEVGTPFEIQVTVASRADLYQLAKLEDEFERAVVGVIDTNTARLYAYEYGALVEAGGPDDDPVHYRKRATGGWSQARYQRHIDKHRKDFTEEIVQAIDDLVAREDAHHVVLAGDEVVMSHLNRAMPKRLAEKVTGVFQADIRANVNEIAAEVAPIMEQAERESGMSAVERLVGEVRRGGLGIAGVAATGRALENGQVDTLVIDEQTLGPTERKEMVRLAATTAAEVEVVQDAAPLAEMEGVGALLRYRL, from the coding sequence ATGAACGATCTGATCCACAAGCTTGCGGAGGTGGACGCGGGCGCGCTGCCATTTCTGAGCATCTACCTGGACGTGCGGCCGGAGGCGACTGGACAGAAGCCGCAACTACGAGAGGGCCTGCTGGTGTTGGAAGATCGGCTGCGGGAGATCCGCCGCACCTTCTTGCCGCGGGGTGAGGATCTCGACTCGTTCGACGCGGACGCGGCGAGCATCAACAGGTTCGTCGAAGAGGAGATGCAGGCATCGACGGAGGGGGTGGCGATCTTCGCGTGCAACGGGCTGGGCGTGTGGGAGGCCGTCGAGGTGGGGACGCCGTTCGAGATCCAGGTGACGGTGGCGTCGCGGGCGGACCTGTACCAGTTGGCGAAGTTGGAAGATGAGTTCGAGCGCGCGGTCGTCGGCGTGATCGACACGAATACGGCGCGGCTCTACGCGTACGAGTACGGCGCGCTCGTCGAAGCGGGCGGACCGGACGATGATCCGGTGCACTATCGGAAGCGCGCCACGGGCGGCTGGTCGCAGGCACGGTATCAGCGGCACATCGACAAGCACCGCAAAGACTTCACGGAAGAGATCGTGCAGGCGATCGACGACCTGGTGGCGCGCGAGGACGCGCATCATGTCGTGCTCGCGGGAGACGAAGTCGTGATGTCGCACCTGAACCGTGCGATGCCGAAGCGGCTCGCGGAGAAGGTGACGGGCGTGTTCCAGGCGGACATCCGGGCGAACGTGAACGAGATCGCGGCGGAAGTGGCGCCGATCATGGAACAGGCGGAGCGCGAGTCGGGGATGTCGGCCGTCGAGCGGCTCGTGGGGGAGGTGCGGCGCGGCGGGCTGGGTATTGCGGGCGTAGCAGCGACAGGGCGCGCGCTCGAGAACGGGCAGGTGGACACGCTGGTGATCGACGAGCAGACGTTGGGCCCTACGGAGCGCAAGGAGATGGTGCGGCTCGCGGCCACCACGGCGGCGGAGGTCGAGGTGGTTCAAGACGCCGCTCCGCTGGCGGAGATGGAGGGCGTGGGGGCATTG